One region of Mangifera indica cultivar Alphonso chromosome 3, CATAS_Mindica_2.1, whole genome shotgun sequence genomic DNA includes:
- the LOC123212171 gene encoding uncharacterized protein LOC123212171 — MAVQAQYPSNVLLLNRSGQDGHDYSLHPQPGGGGGLFLDQSYMSFNNGAGSSNNPRKRSRELPGAANTNTTTTTSPINIPFSMQTQPPQLINLSQLHHPNVVSTGLRLSFGDQQHLYQQTHNHQQQQHQNIICQSPFSSSLLSEDFATQIKRQRDELDQFLLAQGEQLRRALAEKSQRHYRALIVAAEESIARRLREKDAEVEKATRRNAELEARAAQLSVEAQVWQAKARAQEATAASLQAQLQQAIMNNNGGGGGTAQDSRRGDDGLMCTGEVAEDAESAYVDPDRVVSVGVSGGPTCRVCRKRVRRWYCSRAGIFVSVKNVTGWFRRAHCVST, encoded by the exons ATGGCTGTTCAAGCTCAATACCCATCCAATGTTCTTCTTCTAAAcag AAGCGGGCAAGACGGGCATGATTATTCATTGCATCCGCAACCTGGAGGAGGTGGAGGATTGTTTCTTGATCAATCATATATGTCTTTCAACAATGGAG CAGGAAGTAGTAATAATCCACGGAAAAGAAGCCGGGAACTTCCGGGGGCTGCAAATACAAATACAACTACAACAACCTCGCCAATCAATATTCCCTTTTCTATGCAGACTCAACCTCCTCAACTCATAAACCTCTCCCAGCTCCACCACCCCAATGTCGTCTCCACCGGACTCCGTTTATCTTTTGGCGACCAACAACACTTGTATCAACAAACTCATaatcatcaacaacaacagcaTCAGAATATTATATGCCAGAGTCCTTTCTCATCGTCCTTATTATCGGAAGATTTTGCCACTCAAATCAAACGACAGCGTGACGAATTAGACCAATTCCTCCTAGCTCAG ggagAACAACTGCGGCGTGCATTAGCCGAAAAAAGTCAGAGGCACTACCGTGCGCTTATTGTCGCGGCGGAGGAATCAATAGCCCGACGGTTGAGAGAAAAAGACGCCGAAGTGGAAAAGGCAACGCGGAGAAATGCGGAGTTGGAGGCTCGTGCCGCGCAGCTTAGCGTGGAGGCGCAGGTTTGGCAGGCGAAAGCAAGGGCACAGGAGGCAACAGCTGCGTCGTTGCAAGCGCAGCTGCAACAGGCGATAATGAATAATAATGGGGGCGGCGGGGGAACGGCGCAGGATAGCAGGAGAGGAGACGATGGGCTAATGTGTACCGGAGAGGTTGCAGAGGATGCCGAGTCCGCTTATGTCGACCCTGACCGTGTTGTTTCGGTGGGCGTGTCGGGTGGGCCCACCTGCAGAGTTTGCCGGAAAAGGGTGCGTCGGTGGTACTGTTCCCGTGCCGGCATCTTTGTGTCTGTAAAGAATGTGACCGGGTGGTTCAGGCGTGCCCATTGTGTTTCAACATGA
- the LOC123212295 gene encoding FCS-Like Zinc finger 1, translating to MDSVVSRRSCFIEEDDGLASLADMEAGFSGNQHHNNYTFFSRPLSYARKSSFLNLPSSSTSACFSPRSGPRFYDARYEEHQPYFLEACFLCKKLLGNRDIYMYRGDTPFCSEECRQEQLDMDEAKEKSRNLSSSKKALRKKEQRKSPTKNQEYSCCASTVAAA from the exons ATGGATTCTGTGGTTTCAAGAAGGTCTTGCTttattgaagaagatgatgggTTGGCTTCTTTGGCCGATATGGAAGCGGGGTTCTCCGGGAATCAACACCATAATAATTATACTTTCTTTTCTAGGCCTCTTTCCTATGCGAGGAAGAGTAGTTTCTTGAATCTTCCTTCATCATCCACCTCTGCTTGTTTTTCTCCGAGATCTGGACCCAGGTTCTATGATGCCAGATACGAGGAGCATCAACCCTATTTCTTGGAAGCTTGTTTTCTTTGCAAGAAGCTTCTTGGGAATAGAGACATCTACATGTACAG AGGAGACACTCCATTTTGCAGTGAAGAGTGTAGACAAGAGCAGTTAGATATGGATGAAGCTAAAGAGAAGAGCAGGAACCTCTCTTCATCTAAGAAGGCTTTAAGGAAGAAAGAGCAGAGGAAATCACCAACCAAAAATCAAGAATACTCGTGCTGTGCTAGTACTGTTGCAGCTGCTTAA